Proteins encoded together in one Frankiaceae bacterium window:
- a CDS encoding NUDIX hydrolase: MNCAGAVVRDSEGRVLLVLRANEPSRGLWSVPGGRIEAGESARDAAAREVREETGLDVEVGELLLTADLGPYVVADYAATVVGGTLRAGDDALDARWFTAAELAALPMSPGLLDALTSMGVL, from the coding sequence GTGAACTGTGCCGGCGCGGTCGTCCGCGACTCCGAGGGCCGTGTCCTGCTGGTCCTTCGCGCCAACGAGCCGAGCCGCGGGCTGTGGTCCGTGCCCGGCGGCCGCATCGAGGCCGGCGAGTCCGCGCGCGACGCGGCCGCGCGCGAGGTGCGCGAGGAGACGGGGCTCGACGTGGAGGTCGGCGAGCTGCTGCTGACGGCCGACCTCGGGCCGTACGTCGTCGCCGACTACGCCGCCACCGTGGTGGGCGGCACGCTGCGCGCGGGGGACGACGCGCTCGACGCGCGGTGGTTCACCGCGGCCGAGCTCGCGGCGTTGCCGATGTCGCCCGGCCTGCTCGACGCGCTGACGTCGATGGGTGTGCTCTAG
- a CDS encoding DUF6758 family protein gives MTIPATCPRCAGPLRAPGFWSSAWQCERHGDVHPFHAAPVPSLAAVERLVADSRVPVWVPRPLPLDWTVTGVARAGDDRTGVVASLVAVSGPSSQGLADLLLIAEEPGVGLGARFAGLVGTDPGPCPDVAPDFKLEVAGHPTALWRTATGDDRCALVGESKACWLWCVVFPDNAGAVLDRVVLHDLRDGGHPELELVFGAQTPRLA, from the coding sequence ATGACCATTCCCGCCACCTGCCCCCGCTGCGCCGGGCCGCTGCGCGCGCCCGGCTTCTGGTCGAGCGCCTGGCAGTGCGAACGTCACGGCGACGTCCACCCGTTCCACGCCGCCCCGGTGCCGTCACTGGCCGCCGTCGAACGCCTCGTGGCCGACTCGCGCGTCCCGGTGTGGGTGCCGCGGCCGCTGCCGCTCGACTGGACGGTGACCGGCGTCGCGCGCGCCGGTGACGACCGTACGGGCGTCGTGGCGTCGCTCGTCGCGGTGTCGGGCCCGAGCTCGCAGGGCCTCGCCGACCTCCTGCTCATCGCGGAGGAGCCCGGCGTCGGGCTGGGCGCGCGGTTCGCGGGCCTCGTCGGTACGGACCCAGGTCCGTGCCCCGACGTCGCGCCGGACTTCAAGCTCGAGGTCGCGGGACACCCGACGGCGCTGTGGCGCACCGCCACCGGCGACGACCGGTGCGCGCTGGTCGGCGAGTCGAAGGCCTGCTGGCTCTGGTGCGTGGTGTTCCCCGACAACGCCGGCGCGGTGCTCGACCGTGTCGTGCTGCACGACCTCCGTGACGGCGGCCACCCCGAGCTGGAGCTGGTGTTCGGCGCGCAGACCCCGCGCCTCGCGTGA
- a CDS encoding MerR family transcriptional regulator, whose protein sequence is MDLTIDQLAQRTGTTSRNIRAYQERGLLPPPRLVGRTGHYDEGHVARLHHIARLTERGFSLAAIRELFQAWERGYGLADLLGFEEALDASWRQEAARVFTREELATEFDVDDDSLEGSVALGLVVPRDDGYVVPSARVLYAARELRSAGLPVEALLTEGAQLFTDLARIAQRWVALFLDEVWAPYVAAGMPPDDLPRITESLRRLPPLALATIEPLFARIMENAVAEAAAEALAIAPTVTSE, encoded by the coding sequence ATGGACCTGACGATCGACCAGCTCGCCCAGCGCACGGGCACGACCTCCCGCAACATCAGGGCGTACCAGGAACGCGGCCTGCTCCCTCCCCCGCGCCTCGTCGGGCGTACGGGCCACTACGACGAGGGGCACGTCGCGCGCCTCCACCACATCGCGCGGCTGACCGAGCGCGGCTTCTCGCTGGCCGCCATCCGCGAGCTGTTCCAGGCGTGGGAGCGCGGCTACGGCCTCGCCGACCTGCTCGGCTTCGAGGAGGCGCTCGACGCGTCGTGGCGACAGGAGGCGGCACGGGTGTTCACCCGCGAGGAGCTCGCGACGGAATTCGACGTGGACGACGACTCGCTGGAGGGCTCGGTCGCGCTCGGGCTCGTCGTGCCGCGGGACGACGGCTACGTCGTGCCGAGCGCGCGCGTCCTCTACGCCGCCCGCGAGCTGCGTTCGGCGGGCCTGCCCGTCGAGGCGCTGCTGACCGAGGGCGCGCAGCTGTTCACCGACCTCGCGCGGATCGCGCAGCGCTGGGTCGCGCTGTTCCTCGACGAGGTGTGGGCGCCGTACGTCGCCGCCGGCATGCCCCCGGACGACCTGCCACGGATCACCGAGTCGCTGCGCAGGCTGCCGCCGCTGGCGCTCGCCACGATCGAGCCGCTGTTCGCGCGGATCATGGAGAACGCCGTCGCCGAGGCCGCTGCCGAGGCGCTTGCCATCGCTCCCACTGTCACCTCCGAGTAA
- a CDS encoding TldD/PmbA family protein, with amino-acid sequence MSDLIALGENALKTEGADAVEVLLTRDDTALTRFAESRVHQNTARVDGEARVRVVVDGARVGVVATNDLTPSGLRDAAKAAVEAARVTPPDEGFAGLAEPASYQPAGTDDEATGSASPADRAALVKTMLSHLGDGMVAAGTAESGRHEVAVVNSLGVSAYHASTRAALTCLVSGDDSTGWGEDTTAAIGALDADAVARRAVDKVVRGRNPRDVEPGDWQVVLEAPAVSALVEWLAWLAFGGRDVVEGRSAVSGKLGERVCSPLVTIVDDPLVPDMLGQPFDAEGTPKRPLTLVDAGVAREVAHDRMSAKLGGTTSTGHAYPAPNPQGGVPGNPSLRPGDASLDDLVGGIERGLLVTRFHYTNALHALTTTITGMTRDGTFLVEDGAIVGGVRNLRFTQSVLAALDAVEAVGRETQLGSEFGGSVRVPALRIGKFHFSSATSF; translated from the coding sequence ATGAGCGACCTCATCGCGCTGGGCGAGAACGCTCTGAAGACCGAGGGCGCCGATGCCGTCGAGGTGCTGCTGACCCGCGACGACACCGCGCTGACGCGCTTCGCGGAGTCGCGCGTGCACCAGAACACCGCCCGTGTCGACGGCGAGGCGCGGGTCCGCGTCGTCGTCGACGGGGCCCGCGTCGGCGTCGTCGCGACCAACGACCTCACGCCGTCCGGTCTGCGCGACGCGGCGAAGGCGGCTGTCGAGGCGGCGCGCGTGACGCCGCCCGACGAGGGCTTCGCGGGGCTGGCCGAGCCTGCGTCGTACCAGCCCGCGGGCACCGACGACGAGGCCACCGGCAGCGCCTCCCCCGCCGACCGCGCGGCGCTCGTCAAGACGATGCTGAGCCACCTCGGCGACGGCATGGTCGCGGCCGGCACCGCCGAGAGCGGCCGCCACGAGGTGGCCGTCGTCAACTCGCTCGGTGTCTCGGCGTACCACGCCTCGACCCGCGCGGCGCTGACCTGCCTCGTCTCCGGGGATGACTCGACGGGCTGGGGCGAGGACACCACCGCGGCCATCGGCGCGCTCGACGCGGACGCCGTCGCGCGCCGCGCCGTCGACAAGGTCGTCCGCGGCCGTAACCCCCGTGACGTCGAGCCCGGCGACTGGCAGGTCGTCCTCGAGGCGCCCGCGGTCAGCGCGCTGGTGGAGTGGCTCGCGTGGCTGGCGTTCGGCGGCCGCGACGTCGTGGAGGGGCGTTCGGCGGTCTCCGGCAAGCTCGGCGAACGCGTCTGCTCCCCGCTGGTCACAATCGTCGACGACCCGCTCGTGCCGGACATGCTCGGGCAGCCGTTCGACGCCGAGGGCACGCCGAAGCGGCCGCTGACTCTCGTGGACGCCGGCGTCGCGCGCGAGGTCGCGCACGACCGGATGTCGGCCAAGCTCGGCGGTACGACGTCGACAGGGCACGCGTACCCCGCGCCCAACCCGCAGGGCGGCGTACCGGGCAACCCGTCACTGCGGCCAGGGGATGCCTCCCTCGACGACCTCGTCGGCGGCATCGAGCGCGGGCTGCTCGTCACGCGCTTCCACTACACCAACGCCCTCCACGCGCTGACCACGACGATCACGGGGATGACGCGCGACGGGACGTTCCTCGTGGAGGACGGCGCGATCGTCGGCGGCGTGCGCAACCTGCGCTTCACGCAGTCGGTGCTCGCCGCGCTCGACGCCGTCGAGGCGGTGGGACGGGAGACGCAGCTCGGCAGCGAGTTCGGCGGGAGCGTACGGGTGCCGGCGTTGCGGATAGGGAAGTTCCACTTCTCGTCCGCGACGTCGTTCTGA
- a CDS encoding TldD/PmbA family protein, which produces MQNDLAQEWAATALAAARTAGADFADVRVVEELSESVDVRDDRVEGVSRTSSRGVGVRVLAGGAWGFAATNSPDGLRQAAERAVEIARASAPLRGSPVVLDDTPRPAGTYETPHERNPFDVPLAEKIDLLLATTAAGREAAGIAYVEATTDAWQRTTIYRASDEAWFDQTVVQVGGGLRGTALGEGELQRRSWPNSFRGQFTCGGWEDVTRLDLPGHALSSCQEAVALLTAPELPQRDDATLLIESSQLALQVHESVGHPTELDRIMGMERAFAGTSWVEIADRGTLRYGSPLVNILADATTPGALGTFGYDDEGVPAGTAPIIVGGVLQGFLTSRETAALLGERSNGTARADSWSTIPLIRMNNVSLQPGDAGSMDDVIADTDDGVLFATNRSWSIDDKRLNFQFGCEAAYEIRHGRLGQLYRNPTYSGRTPVFWNACDALGSDWKVWGVPNCGKGQPMQTARVAHGAPTGRFRGVTTGARP; this is translated from the coding sequence GTGCAGAACGACCTCGCCCAGGAGTGGGCTGCCACCGCGCTCGCCGCGGCCCGTACCGCCGGTGCCGACTTCGCGGACGTCCGCGTCGTCGAGGAGCTGAGCGAGTCCGTCGACGTCCGCGACGACCGGGTGGAGGGCGTGAGCCGTACGTCCTCACGCGGTGTCGGCGTCCGCGTCCTCGCCGGAGGCGCGTGGGGCTTCGCCGCGACGAACTCCCCCGACGGCCTCCGCCAGGCCGCCGAACGCGCGGTCGAGATCGCGCGCGCGTCGGCGCCGTTGCGCGGCTCCCCTGTGGTGCTCGACGACACGCCGCGGCCCGCGGGGACGTACGAGACGCCGCACGAGCGCAACCCGTTCGACGTGCCGCTCGCCGAGAAGATCGACCTGCTGCTCGCGACGACGGCGGCCGGTCGCGAGGCGGCAGGGATCGCGTACGTCGAGGCGACGACCGACGCGTGGCAGCGCACGACGATCTACCGTGCGAGCGACGAGGCGTGGTTCGACCAGACGGTCGTCCAGGTCGGCGGCGGGCTGCGCGGCACCGCGCTCGGCGAGGGCGAGCTGCAACGCCGCTCCTGGCCCAACTCGTTCCGCGGCCAGTTCACCTGCGGCGGGTGGGAGGACGTGACGCGGCTCGACCTGCCGGGCCACGCGCTGTCGTCCTGCCAGGAAGCGGTGGCGCTGCTCACCGCGCCCGAGCTGCCGCAGCGCGACGACGCGACGCTGCTGATCGAGTCGAGCCAGCTCGCGCTGCAGGTGCACGAGTCCGTGGGCCACCCCACCGAGCTCGACCGGATCATGGGGATGGAGCGGGCGTTCGCCGGCACGTCGTGGGTCGAGATCGCCGACCGCGGCACGCTGCGGTACGGCTCCCCCCTCGTGAACATCCTCGCCGACGCGACGACGCCGGGTGCGCTGGGGACGTTCGGCTACGACGACGAGGGCGTGCCCGCGGGCACCGCGCCGATCATCGTCGGCGGCGTGCTGCAGGGGTTCCTCACGTCACGCGAGACCGCGGCGCTGCTCGGCGAGCGGTCCAACGGCACGGCGCGCGCCGACTCGTGGAGCACCATCCCGCTGATCCGCATGAACAACGTCTCGTTGCAGCCCGGCGACGCGGGCTCGATGGACGACGTGATCGCCGACACCGACGACGGCGTGCTGTTCGCGACCAACCGTTCGTGGTCCATCGACGACAAGCGGCTGAACTTCCAGTTCGGCTGCGAGGCGGCGTACGAGATCCGCCACGGCCGCCTCGGGCAGCTCTACCGCAACCCGACGTACAGCGGCCGTACGCCGGTCTTCTGGAACGCCTGCGACGCGCTCGGCTCCGACTGGAAGGTCTGGGGCGTGCCCAACTGCGGCAAGGGGCAGCCGATGCAGACCGCGCGCGTCGCCCACGGCGCGCCGACGGGCCGCTTCCGCGGCGTCACGACGGGAGCGCGGCCATGA
- a CDS encoding PHP domain-containing protein: MRIDLHAHSTASDGTCTPAQVMRNAAAAGLDVVALTDHDTVAGHAEAVSALPAGLTLVPGAELSCVWEGISLHLLAYLFDPADAALAAELELLRTDRDRRAREMVRRLVDLGVDIAYERVLELSAGGAVGRPHVARALVEAGVVADVAGAFTDEWIGSEGRAYVDKYALDPCRAVSLVNDAGGVAVFAHPGAHKRGRVLPPEAVEALAAAGLAGLEVDHPDHDPETRTRLRAQARELRLLVTGSSDDHGSITGHRLGCEATGPVTYEALVERASREPVTA, translated from the coding sequence GTGCGTATCGACCTGCACGCCCACAGCACGGCCAGCGACGGCACCTGCACGCCCGCGCAGGTGATGCGCAACGCCGCCGCCGCCGGCCTCGACGTCGTCGCGCTGACCGATCACGACACCGTCGCGGGCCACGCCGAGGCCGTCTCGGCGCTGCCCGCCGGCCTGACGCTCGTGCCCGGTGCGGAGCTGTCCTGCGTGTGGGAGGGGATCAGCCTGCACCTGCTGGCGTACCTGTTCGACCCGGCCGACGCCGCGCTCGCGGCCGAGCTCGAGCTGCTGCGTACGGACCGCGACCGGCGGGCCCGCGAGATGGTGCGGCGGCTCGTCGACCTCGGCGTCGACATCGCGTACGAGCGCGTCCTCGAGCTGTCCGCGGGCGGCGCGGTCGGGCGTCCGCACGTCGCGCGCGCGCTCGTCGAGGCAGGCGTCGTGGCCGACGTCGCCGGGGCGTTCACGGACGAGTGGATCGGGTCGGAGGGGAGGGCGTACGTCGACAAGTACGCGCTCGACCCGTGCCGCGCCGTGAGCCTCGTGAACGACGCGGGCGGCGTCGCCGTCTTCGCGCACCCTGGCGCGCACAAGCGAGGCCGCGTGCTGCCGCCGGAGGCCGTCGAGGCGCTCGCCGCCGCGGGTCTCGCGGGCCTCGAGGTGGATCACCCCGACCACGACCCCGAGACGCGTACGCGACTCCGCGCCCAGGCGCGAGAGCTCCGCCTGCTCGTCACCGGCTCCAGCGACGACCACGGCTCCATCACGGGCCACCGGCTCGGCTGCGAGGCCACCGGCCCCGTGACGTACGAAGCCCTGGTGGAGCGCGCGTCGCGCGAGCCGGTGACGGCGTGA
- a CDS encoding MarC family protein, which translates to MNAVSWRLFGEVFVTLTVIMDPLGTVPIFLGLTAGRPPQARRRLAAQAVLVAGSVIATFAVFGQQILGYLGITLPALQGAGGLLLVLVALELLRGGAGAPEEVPDVNVALVPLGTPLLAGPGAIAATIVFVRQADGAADVLAIALGLVAVHAALWLALRYSAGVLRVVGDAGIHLVTRILGLLLTAIAVQLLAESVRAFVEAA; encoded by the coding sequence GTGAACGCCGTCTCGTGGCGGCTGTTCGGCGAGGTGTTCGTGACGCTGACGGTCATCATGGACCCGCTCGGAACGGTGCCGATCTTCCTCGGCCTGACGGCAGGCCGCCCCCCGCAGGCACGGCGCAGGCTCGCCGCGCAGGCGGTGCTCGTGGCGGGGTCGGTCATCGCGACGTTCGCGGTGTTCGGGCAGCAGATCCTCGGCTACCTCGGCATCACGCTCCCCGCGTTGCAGGGCGCCGGCGGCCTGCTGCTCGTGCTCGTCGCGCTGGAGCTGCTGCGCGGCGGCGCGGGGGCGCCGGAGGAGGTGCCCGACGTCAACGTCGCTCTCGTCCCGCTGGGCACGCCGCTGCTCGCGGGGCCCGGCGCGATCGCGGCGACGATCGTGTTCGTACGCCAGGCCGACGGCGCCGCGGACGTCCTCGCCATCGCGCTCGGGCTGGTCGCGGTGCACGCCGCCCTGTGGCTCGCGCTGCGGTACTCCGCGGGCGTGCTGCGCGTCGTCGGCGACGCCGGCATCCACCTCGTCACGCGCATCCTCGGCCTGCTGCTCACGGCCATCGCGGTGCAGCTGCTCGCCGAGTCCGTGAGGGCGTTCGTCGAGGCCGCCTGA
- a CDS encoding response regulator — MTRALIVDDEEDMRFLVRTVIEAANNGLEVAGEAADGDAAIAYWRAERPEVVVLDHRMPGLSGLEVAERILAESPEQRIILFSAYLDPETTAEATRVGVDLCLAKSDYSRLPEALWRLAPPA, encoded by the coding sequence GTGACCCGAGCACTGATCGTGGACGACGAAGAGGACATGCGCTTCCTCGTCCGGACCGTCATCGAGGCGGCCAACAACGGGCTCGAGGTCGCCGGCGAGGCGGCCGACGGCGACGCCGCGATCGCGTACTGGCGGGCCGAGCGCCCCGAGGTCGTCGTCCTGGACCACCGCATGCCCGGGCTGTCCGGGCTCGAGGTCGCCGAACGCATCCTCGCCGAGTCGCCCGAGCAGCGGATCATCCTGTTCTCGGCCTACCTGGACCCTGAGACGACCGCGGAGGCGACCCGGGTCGGTGTCGACCTGTGCCTCGCCAAGAGCGACTACTCCCGGCTTCCCGAGGCACTGTGGCGACTCGCTCCGCCGGCCTGA
- a CDS encoding ATP-binding protein: MATRSAGLTGGAIAVAAVLTAGGAIGARAAGSAADNARENGARRAATATTRAFAASVEGVRRTVDSVALLAPRIAASPTAPPAQLPGLLSERGVRAVAVLSATGHPAVVAGVLPEGLAAAALRADLAAALDVARDTGDPHAGVAGRDIAVVIPVYDGMVASTEARRTALTSWVVAVVDVKSLVGGATADGETAVLSVGGIPVTPAAKADGTSADVTVDLGGQPLQLVVTAPVEGGARAIAVVILLLGILGAAGALLVGAIAERALRRSRATTDALERETRTVAEIGPLLQQSLDLAEVLPAVAVRLSDEFQLESFAVELVGEHGEPVDVFSVGRRSVGDAEVFIAPEGIPAGVEVALPLLRAGRTIGRLRLAPRDHLSTIQVDALRGAADLIAVATYNVELYEREQATVRRLQELDTLKDAFLGTISHELRTPITAISGFTRMLNERWDDLSEEMRRDFLRRVGRNSASLGMLVDDLLDFARLERQALQTNVTPMPLDSVVAGFVAQVVPALGDHPVETDLASDVVALVDPRAIERVLANLLTNAAKFSPPGAPVEVALRKGEASAVLTVSDRGPGIAAEDRLRVFTRFYRGESDIARSTRGAGIGLAVVHELVTQMGGDIAVRGREPNGTTMVVRLPLAEPAETVIDDLPAPRGAEDLIPARSKP, translated from the coding sequence GTGGCGACTCGCTCCGCCGGCCTGACAGGCGGCGCCATCGCCGTCGCCGCCGTACTCACGGCGGGCGGCGCGATCGGCGCGCGCGCGGCAGGGTCGGCGGCCGACAACGCCAGGGAGAACGGCGCGCGCCGCGCCGCCACCGCGACCACGCGCGCGTTCGCCGCGTCGGTCGAGGGCGTCCGGCGCACCGTCGACTCCGTCGCGCTGCTCGCGCCGCGCATCGCCGCGAGCCCCACCGCCCCGCCCGCGCAGCTGCCCGGGCTGCTCTCCGAACGCGGCGTCCGCGCCGTCGCCGTCCTTTCCGCCACCGGCCACCCCGCGGTGGTCGCGGGGGTGCTCCCCGAGGGGCTCGCCGCCGCCGCGCTGCGTGCGGACCTCGCCGCCGCGCTCGACGTCGCGCGCGACACCGGCGACCCGCACGCGGGGGTCGCCGGTCGCGACATCGCCGTGGTCATCCCGGTGTACGACGGCATGGTCGCCTCGACCGAGGCACGCCGGACCGCGCTCACGTCCTGGGTCGTCGCCGTGGTCGACGTGAAGTCGCTCGTCGGAGGCGCGACCGCCGACGGCGAGACCGCCGTCCTCAGCGTCGGCGGCATCCCCGTCACGCCGGCCGCGAAGGCAGACGGCACCAGCGCCGACGTCACCGTCGACCTCGGCGGCCAGCCGCTGCAGCTCGTCGTCACCGCGCCCGTCGAGGGCGGCGCCCGGGCGATCGCGGTGGTCATCCTGCTGCTCGGCATCCTCGGGGCGGCCGGCGCGCTGCTCGTCGGCGCCATCGCCGAACGCGCCCTCCGGCGCTCGCGGGCGACGACCGACGCGCTCGAACGCGAGACCCGTACCGTCGCCGAGATCGGCCCGCTCCTCCAGCAGAGCCTCGACCTCGCCGAGGTGCTGCCGGCCGTGGCCGTACGGCTCTCCGACGAGTTCCAGCTCGAGTCGTTCGCCGTCGAGCTGGTCGGCGAGCACGGCGAGCCGGTGGACGTGTTCTCCGTGGGGCGGCGCTCCGTCGGCGACGCCGAGGTGTTCATCGCTCCCGAGGGCATCCCCGCGGGTGTCGAGGTCGCGCTCCCGCTGCTCCGCGCGGGGCGCACGATCGGCAGGCTGCGGCTCGCGCCGCGCGACCACCTCTCGACCATCCAGGTCGACGCCCTGCGCGGCGCCGCGGACCTCATTGCCGTGGCGACGTACAACGTCGAGCTGTACGAGCGCGAGCAGGCGACCGTCCGCCGCCTCCAGGAGCTCGACACGCTGAAGGACGCGTTCCTCGGCACGATCTCCCACGAGCTGCGGACACCGATCACCGCGATCAGCGGCTTCACCCGCATGCTCAACGAGCGCTGGGACGACCTGTCGGAGGAGATGCGCCGCGACTTCCTGCGCCGCGTCGGCCGCAACAGCGCGAGCCTCGGCATGCTCGTCGACGACCTGCTCGACTTCGCGCGACTCGAACGCCAGGCGCTGCAGACCAACGTCACGCCGATGCCGCTCGACAGCGTCGTCGCGGGGTTCGTGGCGCAGGTCGTCCCCGCGCTGGGCGACCACCCGGTCGAGACCGACCTCGCATCCGACGTCGTCGCGCTCGTCGACCCGCGCGCGATCGAGCGCGTCCTCGCCAACCTCCTCACCAACGCCGCGAAGTTCTCGCCGCCGGGGGCGCCGGTCGAGGTGGCGCTGCGCAAGGGCGAGGCGTCGGCGGTGCTCACCGTCAGCGACCGCGGCCCCGGCATCGCCGCCGAGGACAGGCTGCGCGTGTTCACCCGCTTCTACCGCGGCGAGTCCGACATCGCGCGCTCCACCCGCGGCGCCGGCATCGGCCTCGCGGTCGTCCACGAGCTCGTGACGCAGATGGGCGGCGACATCGCCGTCCGCGGCCGCGAGCCGAACGGCACCACCATGGTCGTGCGACTGCCCCTCGCCGAGCCGGCCGAGACCGTCATCGACGACCTCCCCGCGCCCCGCGGAGCGGAAGACCTCATCCCAGCGAGGAGCAAGCCGTGA
- a CDS encoding sensor histidine kinase has translation MKSTGRDRALIATAVVLVVATATLVLTTVLKAANDGTKALQQLQLEQVQQLTRGMDSRIASTFQSLAGIASAPPAWNVTKGDAADKKRLEQFQSLNPKARTGFFLVDAKGTITNGTLLRDPASVGMTYDAKALAGVLAGAPAILPVSDGLTTSLRVVTIAFPLKDGAQQKVIGAMLIESDLSVDSAFNAEVAQLKRGRTGEFTFVDENGFVVASSNAASLGKALDEPLLATGRTGLHKPNGRLVVIEPVASAGWRTVFRQDIDEFQGALTDPLYSALAYVVVAAVLAAGVVVLTLGRRLRRAREEQRRLEEINAVREEFISIVSHELRTPVAGMLGFLQTTLDHWEVMTEGERQRAISRAMSSARRLHSLTRDVLDTSSIEAEGMTYAMSDVDLREEIASAVAAERDLRPDRIMSLELPDDPAWVHCDPDRVQQVITNLLDNAIKSSPPLTPIEVTVTSSDETVEVVVRDHGPGLSDSELTRVFEKFVRGRTSTPTGTGLGLYICRQLVEAQGGTIRAERAEDRGARFVVTLPRVQAPAEPVGA, from the coding sequence GTGAAGTCCACCGGTCGCGACCGCGCCCTCATCGCCACCGCCGTCGTCCTCGTCGTCGCCACCGCGACGCTCGTGCTGACGACGGTCCTCAAGGCGGCGAACGACGGCACGAAGGCGTTGCAGCAGCTCCAGCTCGAACAGGTCCAGCAGCTCACGCGCGGCATGGACAGCCGCATCGCGAGCACGTTCCAGTCGCTGGCCGGCATCGCGTCGGCGCCGCCGGCGTGGAACGTCACCAAGGGCGACGCCGCGGACAAGAAGCGGCTCGAGCAGTTCCAGTCGCTGAACCCCAAGGCGCGCACCGGGTTCTTCCTCGTCGACGCCAAGGGCACCATCACCAACGGCACCCTGCTGCGCGACCCCGCGTCGGTGGGGATGACGTACGACGCGAAGGCGCTTGCCGGCGTCCTCGCCGGAGCGCCCGCCATCCTGCCCGTGAGCGACGGCCTGACGACGTCGTTGCGCGTCGTCACGATCGCGTTCCCGCTCAAGGACGGCGCGCAGCAGAAGGTCATCGGCGCGATGCTCATCGAGAGCGACCTGTCGGTCGACTCGGCGTTCAACGCGGAGGTCGCGCAGCTCAAGCGCGGGCGTACCGGCGAGTTCACGTTCGTCGACGAGAACGGCTTCGTCGTCGCGTCGAGCAACGCCGCCTCCCTCGGCAAGGCGCTCGACGAGCCGCTGCTCGCCACCGGACGTACCGGGCTGCACAAGCCGAACGGCCGCCTCGTCGTCATCGAGCCGGTGGCCTCGGCCGGCTGGCGGACGGTGTTCCGCCAGGACATCGACGAGTTCCAGGGCGCGCTGACCGACCCGCTGTACTCCGCGCTCGCGTACGTCGTCGTCGCCGCGGTGCTCGCCGCCGGCGTCGTCGTCCTCACCCTCGGCCGCCGCCTCCGCAGGGCGCGCGAGGAGCAGCGCAGGCTCGAGGAGATCAACGCGGTCCGCGAGGAGTTCATCTCCATCGTCAGCCACGAGCTGCGGACGCCGGTGGCCGGCATGCTCGGCTTCCTGCAGACCACGCTCGACCACTGGGAAGTGATGACCGAGGGCGAACGCCAGCGCGCCATCTCGCGCGCGATGTCGTCGGCCCGGCGGCTGCATTCGCTGACCCGCGACGTCCTCGACACCTCGAGCATCGAGGCCGAGGGGATGACGTACGCGATGTCCGACGTCGACCTCCGCGAGGAGATCGCCTCCGCCGTGGCGGCGGAGCGCGACCTGCGCCCCGACCGCATCATGTCGCTGGAGCTGCCCGACGACCCCGCGTGGGTGCACTGCGACCCGGACCGCGTCCAGCAGGTCATCACCAACCTGCTCGACAACGCCATCAAGTCGTCGCCCCCGCTGACGCCCATCGAGGTGACCGTCACGTCGTCGGACGAGACCGTCGAGGTGGTCGTCCGCGACCACGGCCCAGGTCTGTCCGACTCGGAGCTGACGCGGGTGTTCGAGAAGTTCGTCCGCGGCCGTACGTCCACGCCCACCGGCACCGGCCTCGGGCTCTACATCTGCCGCCAGCTCGTCGAGGCGCAGGGCGGGACCATCAGGGCCGAGCGCGCGGAGGACCGCGGCGCCCGCTTCGTCGTGACGCTGCCCCGCGTCCAGGCGCCCGCGGAGCCGGTCGGGGCGTGA
- a CDS encoding response regulator, which produces MSRVVVVDNDEDALDLLVMDLTLEGHEIVGTAYTGEEAIALCESLRPDILVVDYRMPPGLNGLDVARAVRELPGLRVVVYSNYHDVRLRDQIAKAGATYLQKGQLSALRRVLREEQPA; this is translated from the coding sequence GTGAGCAGGGTGGTGGTCGTCGACAACGACGAGGACGCGCTCGACCTCCTCGTCATGGACCTGACGCTGGAGGGCCACGAGATCGTCGGCACGGCGTACACCGGCGAGGAGGCGATCGCGCTCTGCGAGTCGCTGCGACCGGACATCCTCGTCGTGGACTACCGGATGCCGCCAGGTCTCAACGGCCTCGACGTCGCGCGCGCCGTACGGGAGCTCCCCGGCCTGCGGGTCGTCGTCTACTCGAACTACCACGACGTACGGCTGCGCGACCAGATCGCCAAGGCCGGCGCGACGTACCTGCAGAAGGGGCAGCTCTCGGCGCTACGCCGCGTGCTGCGGGAGGAGCAGCCGGCCTAG